From one Streptomyces sp. Q6 genomic stretch:
- a CDS encoding maleylpyruvate isomerase family mycothiol-dependent enzyme — translation MTTDAVRDDMRDPELPGRLLTAERDVLIPLLRARPDTDFALRTACPGWTVRHVLAHCSAALIRVVESRFEKGVFSPECNDRDIAERSGRSNQEIVDELERGMTEAGAAIAKAGGVLDGVALGEWIHAGDVREAFGEPGAYAGAGLPLALELLVRISRDRGHVALHADVDDLDAPLVLGAAPGDKPPARYIGGAGVLLRLYSGRPVVGARYELAGVAEAELNLFG, via the coding sequence ATGACGACAGATGCCGTACGAGACGACATGCGGGACCCGGAACTGCCCGGACGGCTCCTGACCGCGGAACGGGACGTCCTGATCCCCCTGCTGAGGGCGCGGCCCGACACGGACTTCGCGCTGCGGACCGCGTGTCCGGGGTGGACGGTGCGGCATGTGCTCGCCCACTGCTCGGCCGCGCTGATACGCGTGGTGGAGAGCCGGTTCGAGAAGGGGGTCTTCAGCCCCGAGTGCAACGACCGGGACATCGCCGAACGGTCCGGCCGGTCGAACCAGGAGATCGTGGACGAGCTGGAGCGCGGGATGACCGAGGCGGGCGCGGCGATCGCGAAGGCGGGCGGCGTCCTGGACGGGGTGGCGCTCGGGGAGTGGATCCACGCGGGCGACGTACGGGAGGCCTTCGGCGAGCCGGGGGCGTACGCGGGCGCCGGGCTGCCGCTCGCGCTGGAGCTGCTGGTGCGGATCAGCCGGGACCGGGGGCACGTGGCGCTCCACGCGGACGTGGACGACCTGGACGCCCCGCTGGTGCTGGGCGCGGCCCCGGGCGACAAGCCCCCCGCGCGGTACATCGGCGGTGCGGGCGTGCTGCTGCGGCTGTACTCGGGGCGGCCCGTGGTCGGCGCGCGGTACGAGCTGGCCGGGGTCGCGGAGGCGGAGCTGAACCTGTTCGGGTGA